TGACGTTTAACCAGACCAGCGAGTCACTCAGCGCACTGGTTAAGGCGGGGGTAAGCGGTGAGGCTCAGATTGCGTCCATCAGCCAGAGTGTGGCGCGTTTCTCCTCTGCATCCGGCGGGGAGGGGGACAAGGTCGCTGAAGCCTTCGGGAAGCTGGCCACAGACCCGACGTCGGGGCTGGCGGCGATGGCTCGCCAGTTCCATAACGTGTCGGCGGAGCAGATTGCGTATGTTGCTCAGTTGCAGCTTTCCGGCGATGAAGCCGGGGCATTGCAGGCGGCGAACGAGGCCGCAACGAAAG
The genomic region above belongs to Marinifilum sp. JC120 and contains:
- a CDS encoding phage tail tape measure protein; the encoded protein is GATSLAVATGALAYAWYQGNSTLSDFNKTLVLSGNQAGLTADRMLVLSRAGQAAGLTFNQTSESLSALVKAGVSGEAQIASISQSVARFSSASGGEGDKVAEAFGKLATDPTSGLAAMARQFHNVSAEQIAYVAQLQLSGDEAGALQAANEAATK